One genomic region from Streptomyces sp. NBC_00457 encodes:
- a CDS encoding lactate 2-monooxygenase, producing MGKHWADFQYEIYLNGMSGAVPRLPTDLTRLEELTEQRLGPGPVGYVAGSAGDGSTARANRAAFGRRRIVPRMLRDVHERDLSVEVLGRALPAPVALAPVGVLSIMHPDAESAAARAAAAQGVPYILSSASSTPIEQVAETMGDAERWFQLYWAKDREVTRSFLNRAKASGYSVLVVTLDTPMLAWRPRDLDQAYLPFLHGVGTANYFSDPAFQAGLAKPVHEDPNAAVMHFVGMFADPGKTWPDLAFLRENWDGPIVLKGILHPDDARLAADAGMDGVVVSNHGGRQVAGSVAAADALPRVVEAVGDRLTVLFDSGVRTGDDVFKALALGARAVLVGRPYVYGLGLDGQAGVEHVIRCLLAELDLTLALSGHATPATVGPADLIEDPA from the coding sequence ATGGGCAAGCACTGGGCCGACTTCCAGTACGAGATCTACCTCAACGGCATGTCGGGCGCCGTGCCCCGGCTGCCCACCGATCTGACGCGGCTGGAGGAGCTGACCGAGCAGCGGCTCGGTCCCGGCCCCGTCGGCTATGTGGCGGGCAGTGCCGGCGACGGGAGCACGGCGCGTGCCAACCGGGCCGCTTTCGGGCGCCGCCGGATCGTGCCGCGCATGCTGCGGGACGTGCACGAGCGGGATCTGTCGGTCGAGGTGCTGGGCCGTGCGCTGCCCGCCCCGGTGGCGCTGGCGCCGGTCGGCGTGCTGTCGATCATGCACCCGGACGCGGAGTCGGCCGCTGCCCGTGCCGCCGCCGCGCAGGGCGTGCCGTACATCCTGTCGTCCGCGTCGAGCACGCCGATCGAGCAGGTCGCCGAGACGATGGGCGATGCCGAGCGCTGGTTCCAGCTGTACTGGGCCAAGGACCGCGAGGTGACCCGGAGTTTCCTGAACCGGGCCAAGGCGAGCGGGTATTCGGTGCTGGTCGTCACGCTGGACACGCCGATGCTGGCGTGGCGTCCCCGCGACCTCGACCAGGCGTATCTGCCGTTCCTGCACGGCGTGGGCACCGCCAACTACTTCTCGGACCCGGCGTTCCAGGCGGGCCTGGCCAAGCCGGTGCACGAGGATCCGAACGCCGCGGTGATGCACTTCGTCGGCATGTTCGCGGATCCCGGCAAGACCTGGCCCGACCTGGCGTTCCTGCGGGAGAACTGGGACGGCCCGATCGTCCTCAAGGGCATCCTGCACCCCGACGACGCCCGGCTCGCCGCCGACGCCGGGATGGACGGGGTCGTGGTGTCCAACCACGGCGGGCGCCAGGTCGCCGGCTCCGTCGCCGCGGCCGACGCGCTGCCCCGGGTCGTCGAGGCCGTCGGCGACCGGCTGACCGTCCTCTTCGACAGCGGGGTGCGCACCGGCGACGACGTCTTCAAGGCGCTCGCCCTCGGCGCGCGGGCGGTGCTGGTCGGACGGCCGTACGTCTACGGGCTCGGCCTCGATGGACAGGCGGGCGTCGAGCACGTGATCCGCTGTCTGCTCGCCGAGCTCGACCTCACCCTCGCCCTGTCCGGACACGCCACGCCCGCCACGGTGGGCCCCGCCGACCTCATCGAGGACCCCGCATGA
- a CDS encoding 2-hydroxyacid dehydrogenase: MTDAKKNVLAVVPPHIGGRATGAGLAGLLPGEAHVTVVEATDEDPAALRAAHVIVTALAPVTVEHIAAAPELELVQCASHGFDYIDVTAARARSVPVCTIGSSGAEAQNVAEQTFALMLALAKQLIPAHTALVEADWALPRLQRSLTELSGKTLGIVGLGQIGQEVARRAVAFDMTVVYAGRRPVPPETEARLGGARHVPLDELLRTADYVSLHTPLTEQTRQLLNAERLALLKPTAFVINTARGALIDQDALADALEQGVLAGAGIDVFDPEPPTPALRLLRAPNVVLSPHTAGVTRETLIRIALAAVQNVAGFLAGNPPQDVVS; the protein is encoded by the coding sequence ATGACCGACGCGAAGAAGAACGTCCTCGCCGTCGTCCCACCCCACATCGGCGGCCGGGCGACCGGAGCCGGACTCGCCGGCCTGCTCCCCGGCGAGGCGCACGTCACCGTCGTCGAGGCCACCGACGAGGACCCCGCCGCCCTGCGCGCGGCGCACGTCATCGTGACGGCGCTCGCCCCGGTGACCGTCGAACACATCGCCGCCGCACCGGAGTTGGAGCTGGTGCAGTGCGCCAGCCACGGCTTCGACTACATCGACGTGACCGCCGCCCGCGCCCGCTCCGTGCCCGTCTGCACGATCGGCTCCAGCGGCGCCGAGGCGCAGAACGTCGCCGAGCAGACCTTCGCCCTCATGCTCGCCCTGGCCAAGCAGCTGATCCCCGCGCACACCGCCCTCGTCGAGGCCGACTGGGCGCTCCCCCGGCTGCAGCGCTCCCTCACCGAGCTGTCGGGCAAGACCCTCGGCATCGTGGGCCTGGGGCAGATCGGGCAGGAAGTCGCCCGGCGCGCGGTCGCGTTCGACATGACCGTCGTCTACGCCGGGCGGCGCCCCGTACCGCCGGAGACGGAAGCCCGCCTCGGCGGCGCCCGCCATGTGCCGCTCGACGAGCTGCTGCGCACCGCCGACTACGTCTCCCTGCACACGCCCCTCACCGAGCAGACCCGGCAGCTGCTGAACGCCGAACGCCTCGCGCTCCTCAAGCCGACCGCGTTCGTGATCAACACCGCCCGGGGTGCACTGATCGACCAGGACGCCCTCGCCGACGCGCTGGAGCAGGGGGTCCTGGCCGGGGCGGGCATCGACGTCTTCGACCCCGAACCGCCCACCCCGGCCCTGCGTCTGCTCAGGGCCCCGAACGTGGTCCTCTCCCCGCACACCGCGGGAGTCACCCGGGAGACGCTGATCCGGATCGCGCTGGCCGCCGTCCAGAACGTGGCCGGGTTCCTGGCGGGCAACCCCCCACAGGACGTGGTGAGTTAG
- a CDS encoding RICIN domain-containing protein, protein MPTPHPPRPPYPPPGGVPAESDEGLATRLRGRTDAEASPSVALLMARHWRPAHEYAVICLAAKSDVASMVTAAAFHQVLDRLALGEPADAVRPRFLVAVRDTVGRWSSEERISGVLPDLVKPAGGRGMRAAKSMTPENRKLAERSFHALPGLARCLLWHTEVEAEPITVPAGLLGMDIDTATAALEQAREKFREGCVHAHRELAPSKDCRFYNRLLDVPIRRGGALLPDVQQHLGECRYCRFAAEQLSHFESGLGVLLVEAVLGWGARRYLDSRPGRAEQATRARGSGRHGRARQRVLSRVPAPARRRIADVPRPTRALLTSVGIASAGLLAGVLVSSLWATDGGTDPTESAAATGAPETTTRPGTAQLPTAPLQSTLRNEAANLCLDIRGEVKAGAGTELAACSSDATQQWSYEVDGLLRSVADPNLCLDSRADAGVVILGTCAPDDSERGDDVRYDLTVRGELLARWQEGLALTSTTKDEGADIVVKVRDGSAEQRWLTDRASADTGSLSIAGTDAPAVPPTRLSGRTA, encoded by the coding sequence GTGCCCACCCCCCACCCTCCTCGCCCGCCCTACCCCCCGCCCGGCGGGGTTCCCGCAGAATCCGACGAGGGCCTCGCCACCCGGCTGAGAGGCCGTACGGACGCCGAGGCCTCTCCGTCCGTCGCGCTGCTGATGGCACGGCACTGGCGGCCCGCTCACGAATACGCGGTCATCTGCCTCGCCGCGAAATCGGACGTCGCCTCCATGGTCACCGCCGCGGCATTTCACCAGGTTCTCGACCGGCTGGCGCTGGGCGAGCCGGCCGACGCGGTGCGCCCGCGGTTCCTCGTGGCCGTCCGGGACACCGTCGGACGGTGGTCGTCCGAGGAGCGAATATCCGGTGTTCTGCCGGATTTGGTGAAACCCGCCGGGGGTCGCGGCATGCGTGCCGCGAAGTCCATGACGCCGGAAAATCGCAAGCTGGCCGAGCGTTCATTCCACGCCCTTCCCGGACTCGCCCGGTGTCTGCTGTGGCACACCGAGGTCGAGGCGGAACCGATAACCGTTCCCGCCGGACTGCTGGGCATGGACATCGACACCGCGACGGCCGCTCTCGAACAGGCGCGTGAAAAATTCCGCGAGGGTTGTGTACATGCTCATCGGGAACTCGCACCGAGCAAGGATTGCCGCTTCTACAACCGACTCCTCGATGTCCCGATCCGCCGAGGTGGCGCACTGCTTCCGGATGTTCAGCAGCATCTCGGAGAGTGCCGCTACTGCCGTTTCGCCGCCGAACAACTGAGTCATTTCGAGAGCGGATTGGGTGTGCTGCTCGTCGAGGCCGTGCTCGGCTGGGGAGCGCGCCGCTATCTCGACTCCCGTCCCGGCCGCGCCGAGCAGGCCACGCGGGCACGCGGCTCCGGCCGGCACGGCAGAGCGCGCCAGCGGGTCCTGTCCCGTGTCCCCGCGCCGGCCCGTCGTCGTATCGCCGATGTCCCGCGGCCCACCCGGGCGCTGCTCACGAGCGTGGGTATCGCCTCCGCCGGGCTCTTGGCGGGCGTGCTGGTCTCCAGCCTGTGGGCCACGGACGGCGGAACCGACCCGACCGAGTCCGCCGCCGCGACCGGTGCCCCGGAAACGACCACCCGGCCGGGCACCGCCCAACTCCCCACCGCACCCCTGCAGTCCACGCTGCGCAACGAGGCCGCGAACCTGTGCCTGGACATCCGCGGCGAGGTCAAGGCCGGCGCCGGGACCGAACTGGCAGCCTGCTCGTCCGACGCGACCCAGCAGTGGTCGTACGAGGTCGACGGACTGCTGCGCAGCGTGGCGGATCCGAACCTGTGCCTGGACTCGCGTGCGGACGCCGGTGTCGTCATCCTCGGCACCTGCGCCCCCGACGACTCCGAGCGCGGCGACGACGTCCGCTACGACCTCACCGTGCGGGGCGAGTTGCTGGCCCGCTGGCAGGAGGGGCTCGCGCTGACGTCCACCACCAAGGACGAGGGCGCCGACATCGTCGTCAAGGTCCGTGACGGTTCCGCCGAGCAGCGCTGGCTGACCGACCGGGCGTCGGCCGACACCGGGTCGCTGTCGATCGCCGGGACCGACGCCCCCGCCGTGCCGCCCACCCGGCTCTCCGGCCGGACGGCCTGA
- a CDS encoding toxin Doc — MAPVVHIDVPWLLQRHEEVLPDQPTINDFSALVAAVARHRVDPPRLGVDSDPAWRAAALLHTLALLKPLPAANARFACATAVAYMFVSDVGIDPPYGALVDLARDLISGKADIYGAADRLRSWQI; from the coding sequence ATGGCTCCCGTCGTCCATATCGACGTCCCGTGGCTGCTCCAGCGCCACGAAGAGGTCCTGCCAGACCAGCCGACCATCAACGACTTCTCGGCCCTGGTCGCCGCCGTCGCGCGCCATCGCGTCGACCCGCCGCGCCTCGGCGTGGACTCCGACCCGGCCTGGCGGGCCGCCGCCCTGCTGCACACTCTCGCCCTGCTCAAGCCGCTGCCGGCGGCCAACGCCCGCTTCGCCTGCGCCACCGCCGTGGCCTACATGTTCGTCAGCGACGTCGGCATCGACCCGCCCTACGGCGCCCTCGTCGACCTCGCCCGCGACCTGATCTCCGGCAAGGCGGACATCTACGGCGCCGCCGACCGGCTGCGCTCCTGGCAGATCTGA
- a CDS encoding 2OG-Fe(II) oxygenase, whose protein sequence is MTLTTDRARRRVHGTDWAALTEELDTYGSARTDRLLTPAECRDLAALYEKPELFRTTVDMARHRFGSGEYRYFTHDLPAPVAALRAALYPRLLPIARDWAVRLDRPAPWPDSLDEWLERCHAAGQDRSAQILLRYGEGDWNALHRDVFGEMLFPLQVVVGLDAYGTDYTGGEFLMVEQRPRAQSRGTATALEQGHGLVFTTRDRPVRTRRGWSAGAMRHGVSPVRSGHRHSLGLVFHDAS, encoded by the coding sequence ATGACGCTCACCACCGACCGGGCCCGCCGCCGCGTCCACGGGACGGACTGGGCCGCCCTCACCGAGGAACTGGACACGTACGGCAGCGCGCGGACGGACCGGCTGCTGACCCCGGCGGAGTGCCGCGACCTGGCGGCGCTGTACGAGAAGCCGGAGCTGTTCCGGACCACCGTCGACATGGCACGGCACCGCTTCGGCTCGGGCGAGTACCGCTACTTCACCCATGACCTGCCCGCCCCGGTGGCCGCCCTGCGCGCCGCGCTCTATCCGCGTCTGCTGCCGATCGCCCGTGACTGGGCGGTCCGGCTCGACCGTCCGGCGCCCTGGCCGGACTCGCTCGACGAGTGGCTGGAGCGCTGCCACGCGGCCGGGCAGGACCGGTCGGCGCAGATCCTGCTGCGCTACGGGGAGGGCGACTGGAACGCGCTGCACCGTGATGTGTTCGGCGAGATGCTGTTCCCACTCCAGGTGGTCGTCGGACTCGACGCGTACGGCACCGACTACACCGGCGGCGAGTTCCTGATGGTGGAGCAGCGGCCCAGGGCCCAGTCGCGGGGCACCGCCACCGCGCTCGAGCAGGGCCACGGCCTGGTCTTCACGACCCGGGACCGGCCCGTGCGCACCCGGCGCGGCTGGTCGGCCGGGGCGATGCGGCACGGGGTGAGCCCGGTGCGCTCCGGCCACCGGCACTCGCTGGGGCTCGTCTTCCACGACGCGTCCTGA
- the sigJ gene encoding RNA polymerase sigma factor SigJ, with amino-acid sequence MSEFPVPDTDERLSEATGVFVDHRELLFGLVYNILGSVADTEDVLQETWLSWTARGRGRDLDGIDNPRAYLVRIAVNHALGRRAAINRSRETYVGPWLPEPLVADDDADDPALRTESVSLAMLVVLESLTPLERAVFVLGEVFGYAHTEIAELIDRTPAAVRQLAHRARAHVHARRPRYQAHPRVRREATERFVQAALGGDIAALMEILAPDVTVWSDGGGKRRGTALRPVRGRDKAVRLIGSLGARGAVQGLELRYRRVNGDEAMVLFQGDEPYAVMVMDLTPEGDRVSGVYIVSNPDKLTHVHKEEA; translated from the coding sequence ATGTCCGAGTTCCCTGTGCCCGACACCGACGAGCGACTCAGCGAGGCGACCGGAGTCTTCGTCGACCACCGTGAGCTGTTGTTCGGCCTCGTCTACAACATCCTGGGCAGTGTCGCGGACACCGAGGACGTGCTCCAGGAGACCTGGCTGTCCTGGACGGCCAGGGGCCGGGGCCGCGATCTCGACGGGATCGACAACCCCCGGGCGTATCTGGTCCGGATCGCCGTCAACCACGCGCTGGGACGACGCGCCGCGATCAACCGCTCTCGCGAGACCTACGTCGGTCCCTGGCTGCCGGAGCCGCTGGTCGCCGACGACGACGCCGACGATCCCGCGCTGCGCACCGAATCCGTGTCGCTGGCGATGCTGGTGGTGCTGGAGTCGCTCACGCCGCTGGAGCGCGCGGTGTTCGTGCTGGGCGAGGTGTTCGGGTACGCCCACACCGAGATCGCGGAGCTGATCGACCGCACCCCGGCGGCCGTACGGCAGCTGGCGCATCGGGCGCGGGCGCATGTGCACGCGCGTCGGCCGCGGTACCAGGCGCATCCGCGGGTGCGCCGGGAGGCGACCGAGCGGTTCGTGCAGGCGGCCCTCGGCGGGGACATCGCCGCGCTGATGGAGATCCTCGCCCCGGACGTGACGGTGTGGTCGGACGGCGGCGGCAAGCGCAGGGGCACGGCGCTCCGCCCGGTGCGCGGCCGGGACAAGGCGGTCCGCCTCATCGGCTCGCTCGGCGCCCGGGGTGCCGTACAAGGCCTCGAACTGCGCTACCGCCGGGTCAACGGCGACGAGGCGATGGTGCTGTTCCAGGGCGACGAGCCGTACGCGGTGATGGTCATGGACCTCACGCCCGAGGGCGACCGGGTGTCCGGCGTCTACATCGTCAGCAATCCCGACAAGCTCACGCACGTCCACAAGGAGGAGGCGTGA